A genomic window from Silvibacterium dinghuense includes:
- the purS gene encoding phosphoribosylformylglycinamidine synthase subunit PurS produces MKAHVYVTLKQTVLDPQGQAIHGALKKMQYQGIEDVRQGKYFVIRLSDALDAAAATAEVERIAKEVLTNPVIEEFSFHLEDAD; encoded by the coding sequence ATGAAGGCTCATGTCTACGTGACTCTCAAGCAGACGGTCCTCGACCCCCAGGGTCAGGCCATTCACGGTGCACTTAAAAAGATGCAGTACCAGGGAATAGAAGACGTGCGCCAGGGGAAGTATTTTGTGATTCGTCTCAGCGACGCCCTGGATGCAGCCGCGGCCACAGCGGAGGTCGAACGCATCGCGAAGGAAGTGCTCACCAACCCCGTGATCGAGGAGTTCTCCTTCCATCTTGAAGACGCCGACTAA
- the glmS gene encoding glutamine--fructose-6-phosphate transaminase (isomerizing) translates to MCGIVGYVGSKSVVPLILEGLSRLEYRGYDSAGIAVGGDGPSLELRRAPGKLRNLEAVLRDQPLSGTWGIGHTRWATHGRPTEENAHPHRDCTGRLVVVHNGIVENYLALKQELAAEGHTFVTETDTEIIAHLIEQEIRSAASSGKTMALEDAVRRACRRLTGAYAIGVISADEPDKIVAARNGPPAVIGLGKDSLGEGEYFLASDVPGILHHTRNLYFLADGDVAVLTRDGVKLTDLHGEPVTRPVQRITWDPIQAEKSGYKHFMLKEIFEQPRAIRDTTLGRISLETGKVFLGEMKITEEDFRRATRIHIAACGTSWHAAIVGKFMIERLARVPVEVDYASEYRYRDPIPDPNAIGLLITQSGETADTLAAQREMIAKGMKTLAICNVVGAMIAREAQGTLYTHAGPEIGVASTKAFTSQLVALFLFALHLAQTRGTLSDDESRTLVESLSLLPGKVEEILRSADSVCEQLAKIYSGARDFLFLGRGIHYPIALEGALKLKEISYIHAEGYPAGEMKHGPNALIDESLPVVVLATQDETNRDSHLRYEKTLSNIQEVTARSGKVIAVAIEGDTHITQLVDHVLYVPPASELLLPVLDIIPLQLLAYHIAVRRGCDVDQPRNLAKSVTVE, encoded by the coding sequence ATGTGCGGCATCGTCGGCTACGTCGGCAGCAAGTCAGTCGTTCCTCTTATCCTTGAAGGCCTGAGTCGCCTCGAATATCGCGGCTATGACTCGGCCGGCATCGCCGTAGGCGGCGACGGCCCCTCGCTCGAGCTGCGCCGCGCCCCGGGCAAGCTGCGCAACCTGGAAGCCGTGCTGCGCGATCAGCCTCTCAGCGGCACGTGGGGCATCGGCCACACCCGCTGGGCCACGCACGGCCGTCCCACCGAGGAAAACGCTCACCCCCACCGCGACTGCACCGGCCGCCTGGTGGTCGTACACAACGGCATCGTCGAGAACTATCTCGCCCTCAAGCAGGAGCTTGCCGCCGAAGGCCACACATTCGTCACCGAGACGGATACAGAAATCATCGCGCACCTCATCGAGCAGGAGATACGGTCGGCGGCCAGCTCGGGCAAGACCATGGCGCTCGAAGACGCCGTGCGCCGCGCCTGCCGCCGGCTGACCGGAGCCTACGCCATCGGCGTCATCTCCGCCGATGAGCCGGACAAGATCGTGGCCGCGCGCAACGGGCCTCCAGCCGTCATCGGACTGGGCAAGGACAGCCTGGGCGAGGGCGAGTATTTTCTCGCCTCCGACGTACCCGGCATCCTGCACCACACCCGCAATCTCTACTTCCTCGCCGACGGCGATGTGGCCGTGCTCACCCGCGACGGCGTGAAGCTCACCGATCTGCACGGCGAGCCGGTCACGCGGCCCGTGCAACGCATCACCTGGGACCCGATCCAGGCGGAGAAGAGCGGTTACAAGCACTTCATGCTCAAGGAAATCTTCGAGCAGCCGCGCGCCATCCGCGACACGACGCTGGGCCGCATCTCGCTCGAAACCGGCAAGGTCTTCCTCGGCGAAATGAAGATCACAGAGGAAGACTTCCGCCGCGCCACGCGCATCCACATTGCCGCCTGCGGCACCAGCTGGCACGCGGCCATCGTGGGCAAGTTCATGATCGAGCGGCTGGCGCGCGTGCCGGTGGAAGTCGATTACGCGAGCGAATACCGCTACCGCGATCCCATCCCCGATCCGAATGCAATCGGCCTGCTCATCACCCAGTCCGGCGAGACCGCCGACACCCTGGCTGCGCAGCGCGAGATGATCGCCAAGGGTATGAAGACGCTGGCCATCTGCAACGTGGTCGGCGCCATGATCGCCCGCGAGGCGCAGGGCACCCTCTACACCCATGCCGGACCGGAGATCGGCGTCGCCTCGACGAAAGCATTCACCTCGCAGCTCGTCGCGCTGTTTCTCTTCGCGCTGCATCTGGCGCAAACGCGCGGCACGCTCTCGGATGACGAGAGCCGCACCCTCGTCGAGTCACTCAGCCTGCTCCCCGGCAAAGTCGAAGAGATTCTGCGCAGCGCGGACAGCGTCTGCGAGCAGCTGGCAAAGATCTACTCCGGCGCGCGCGATTTCCTCTTTCTCGGGCGCGGCATTCACTATCCGATTGCGCTCGAGGGCGCGCTGAAGCTCAAGGAAATTTCCTACATCCACGCCGAGGGCTATCCCGCCGGCGAGATGAAGCACGGGCCGAATGCGCTCATCGATGAATCGCTGCCGGTGGTCGTGCTGGCTACGCAGGACGAGACCAACCGCGACTCGCACCTGCGCTACGAGAAGACACTCTCGAACATCCAGGAGGTCACGGCGCGCTCCGGCAAGGTGATCGCTGTCGCTATCGAAGGCGATACGCACATCACGCAGCTTGTCGACCACGTGCTCTATGTGCCGCCGGCCTCGGAGCTGCTGCTGCCCGTGCTCGACATCATCCCGCTGCAACTGCTCGCGTATCACATCGCAGTGCGGCGCGGCTGCGATGTGGACCAGCCGCGCAACCTCGCCAAGTCCGTCACCGTGGAGTAA
- a CDS encoding carboxypeptidase-like regulatory domain-containing protein: MFRRQSKNLTLQILQRLTMLLLCIAAVGLSMVPSARAQLTTADITGLVTDQQGNVLPHATVTLTNLGTKESRQAQSNGQGEYVFSFLLPGHYSVRVEAQGFRAFTVSDIGVEAGDRGRADAHMIVGSASETVQVTAATPLLQADNATVSSSVTAGAVVDLPLNGRNFIQEVQLVPGANEGPGNGLTSGQRPDDRRSTNGLSVNGQDDVLNNEIIDGIDNNERIIGSIGVKPSVDSIQEISVQTNNYAPEIGRTAGGVINVITKSGSNAFHGSLYEFFRNDVLDARSYFATTTSIPQKPELRQNQFGGSLGGPIIRNKTFFFGSYEGFRLVQAVNPYTSTVPDLTNFDSINSIGGSSPDDLIQAAITNGSLPAVNPAPGSGGTYTVDPIALNYLKLFPAPNAAGSNSGVTNNYVSGGNKTQFSTTVDARVDHSFNSSNQLYARFTYNNVSTYNPAQLPVAGPNALAGVIPGGGRYNFSGDATDVAYGYQVNYTHLFSSQLVLELKAGYTRINNFSTPLNYGNNVATEFGFPAGTNNFNTYSSGLTVAGISNFEDLGDGAYVPLQDIDNTFQYAGNVSYTVGPHNMKMGAGLIRRQARNVQSASAVGYYSFGLSTDTSGYSIADQNTNVLASMLIGAFTGPGRVYNLTPPDYRSWEPSVYWQDFWKVTPNLTVIYGARYDVFTPFTEAHNHISNFNWPLAQTLSADNIDSALQVAGANGASSTAGIATDYSNFAPRIGFAATVQPGTVLRGGFGMSYFPGNYTSNADLKNVPFVSTYQPSCESTLAYYITTSHGVSATPVCGTGGQGSTSTQTLSQGLPVPSAPFVAGQSPDLASLSGLSFNAENPKLRQGVVYQYNLMVERQLGAAVATLGYVGEVGNHQPQVLNNINLPSPAGPTAAQSQTYLLSSVLPNVATVGYYDSEGVSNYNALQASLEQRLSHGFTLNANYTWSHVLDDFSGLSEEGDQGYGNADPHNLRKTEYGNGDNDIRNRFVLQSTYLLPFGKKLTGFKKQLAAGWQFNEIFAIQSGKDFSVENSTAAGCIVPDGLAAATTGNCAHPYSGSEIGSPGNDRPNIIAPFHRNSPGKDEWFNTSAFEGQTIGTVSNQARNQLYGPSFRHVDISLFKNFPIHEALDLQFRAEFFNLTNTVSLYMPNNNSGDAQLGNGSFGQLTNVDPNYTPRQIQFALRATF; this comes from the coding sequence ATGTTTCGGAGGCAGTCAAAGAATCTCACATTGCAGATCCTGCAGCGTCTTACGATGCTGCTTCTCTGCATCGCCGCTGTTGGCTTATCCATGGTGCCGTCCGCGCGTGCCCAGCTCACGACTGCGGATATCACTGGATTAGTGACAGACCAGCAGGGAAACGTCCTTCCTCATGCGACGGTGACCTTAACCAACCTGGGCACGAAAGAGTCTCGCCAGGCCCAGAGCAACGGGCAGGGAGAATATGTATTCTCATTTCTGCTTCCAGGACATTATTCTGTCCGCGTAGAAGCGCAGGGCTTCCGGGCCTTCACTGTAAGTGACATAGGAGTGGAAGCAGGTGATCGCGGCCGCGCCGATGCGCATATGATCGTTGGCTCGGCGTCGGAGACTGTGCAGGTCACAGCGGCGACGCCTCTGTTACAAGCCGATAATGCCACTGTCAGCTCCAGCGTCACCGCGGGCGCGGTAGTCGATCTGCCGCTGAATGGACGTAACTTCATCCAGGAAGTGCAGCTTGTGCCTGGAGCCAATGAAGGTCCTGGAAACGGTCTCACCAGCGGTCAGAGACCGGATGATCGACGTTCCACAAACGGATTGTCGGTCAACGGTCAGGACGACGTGCTGAACAACGAGATCATCGATGGTATCGACAACAACGAACGCATTATTGGCAGCATCGGCGTCAAGCCGTCGGTCGATTCGATCCAGGAGATATCGGTTCAGACGAATAATTACGCTCCTGAAATCGGCCGCACCGCCGGCGGCGTCATCAATGTCATTACCAAGTCCGGGTCCAATGCCTTTCATGGCTCGCTGTATGAGTTCTTCCGCAACGATGTTCTGGATGCGCGCTCCTATTTCGCCACGACCACATCTATTCCGCAGAAGCCGGAGCTGCGCCAGAATCAGTTTGGAGGCTCGCTGGGTGGTCCGATTATCAGGAACAAGACCTTCTTCTTCGGTTCTTATGAAGGCTTCCGCCTGGTACAGGCGGTGAACCCCTATACCAGCACGGTTCCCGACCTCACCAACTTCGACAGTATCAATAGCATCGGAGGTTCGTCGCCGGACGATCTGATCCAGGCGGCCATCACCAACGGCTCGTTGCCTGCCGTAAACCCTGCTCCGGGCAGCGGCGGCACCTATACGGTGGATCCGATTGCCCTGAACTATCTGAAGCTCTTTCCTGCGCCGAACGCCGCAGGCAGCAATAGCGGGGTAACGAATAACTATGTGTCCGGCGGCAACAAAACACAGTTCAGCACGACCGTGGATGCACGTGTCGATCATAGTTTTAACAGCAGCAATCAGCTCTATGCGCGCTTCACCTATAACAATGTTTCGACTTACAACCCTGCGCAGCTTCCGGTGGCCGGTCCGAATGCGCTTGCCGGAGTCATCCCCGGCGGGGGCCGGTATAACTTTTCGGGCGACGCCACCGATGTGGCCTACGGATACCAGGTCAACTACACGCACCTCTTCAGTTCGCAGCTGGTTCTCGAATTGAAGGCCGGTTACACGCGCATCAATAACTTCTCCACGCCACTCAATTACGGCAATAATGTCGCAACGGAGTTCGGATTCCCGGCGGGCACGAATAACTTCAATACCTACTCGAGCGGACTTACCGTCGCTGGGATATCGAACTTCGAAGACCTCGGCGATGGCGCGTATGTTCCGCTGCAGGATATCGACAACACGTTCCAGTACGCGGGCAATGTCTCCTATACCGTGGGTCCGCACAATATGAAGATGGGCGCGGGCCTCATCCGGCGCCAGGCGCGGAACGTGCAGAGTGCCTCTGCCGTGGGTTATTACAGCTTTGGTCTGAGCACGGACACGTCGGGCTACTCCATTGCCGATCAGAATACGAACGTGCTTGCATCCATGCTGATCGGTGCGTTTACCGGCCCGGGACGCGTCTACAACCTGACACCTCCGGATTACCGCTCGTGGGAGCCGAGCGTCTACTGGCAGGATTTCTGGAAGGTAACTCCGAATCTTACGGTGATTTATGGCGCAAGATATGACGTCTTCACTCCGTTCACCGAGGCGCACAATCACATTTCGAACTTCAACTGGCCGCTGGCCCAGACGCTCTCGGCCGACAATATCGATTCTGCTCTCCAGGTAGCAGGAGCAAACGGCGCATCGAGCACGGCGGGCATTGCCACGGATTATTCCAACTTTGCGCCGCGCATCGGCTTTGCAGCGACCGTGCAGCCCGGCACCGTCCTGCGAGGCGGCTTCGGCATGAGCTACTTCCCCGGCAACTACACCTCGAATGCCGATCTGAAGAATGTGCCCTTCGTCTCCACCTATCAGCCAAGCTGCGAATCGACCCTGGCTTATTACATCACCACCAGCCATGGCGTCTCGGCCACTCCTGTCTGCGGAACAGGAGGGCAGGGCAGCACGTCCACGCAAACGCTCTCTCAGGGACTTCCAGTTCCAAGCGCTCCTTTTGTGGCTGGACAGTCTCCTGATCTGGCCTCACTTTCCGGATTGAGCTTCAATGCGGAAAATCCCAAGCTCCGCCAGGGAGTGGTTTACCAGTACAACCTCATGGTGGAGCGGCAGCTGGGAGCCGCGGTCGCCACTCTCGGATATGTCGGGGAAGTGGGGAATCATCAGCCCCAGGTGCTGAATAACATCAATCTTCCCAGCCCGGCCGGACCCACCGCGGCGCAGTCGCAGACCTATCTTCTCTCCTCGGTGCTGCCGAACGTGGCCACGGTCGGATACTACGACAGCGAAGGCGTCTCGAATTACAACGCACTGCAGGCTTCGCTCGAGCAGCGCCTCAGCCACGGCTTTACCCTGAATGCGAACTACACCTGGTCGCATGTACTCGACGACTTCTCCGGACTGAGCGAAGAAGGCGACCAGGGCTACGGCAACGCCGATCCGCATAACCTGCGCAAGACAGAATATGGAAACGGCGACAACGATATCCGCAACCGCTTCGTGCTGCAGAGCACCTATCTCCTGCCTTTCGGCAAGAAGCTTACCGGCTTCAAGAAGCAGCTTGCCGCAGGCTGGCAATTCAATGAGATCTTTGCGATCCAGTCAGGCAAGGATTTTTCGGTGGAGAACTCTACCGCCGCGGGCTGCATCGTGCCTGATGGTCTGGCCGCCGCAACCACCGGCAACTGCGCTCATCCCTACAGCGGCTCAGAGATCGGGTCGCCGGGCAATGACCGCCCCAACATCATCGCGCCCTTCCATCGCAATAGCCCGGGCAAGGACGAGTGGTTCAATACCAGCGCATTCGAGGGGCAAACGATCGGTACCGTCAGCAACCAGGCGAGAAACCAGCTCTACGGGCCATCATTCCGGCACGTTGACATCTCGCTCTTCAAGAATTTCCCCATTCACGAGGCACTCGATCTCCAGTTTCGTGCGGAGTTCTTCAATCTTACGAACACGGTCAGCCTCTACATGCCGAATAACAACTCGGGCGACGCGCAGCTGGGCAATGGAAGTTTCGGCCAGCTGACCAACGTCGATCCGAATTACACCCCGAGACAGATACAGTTCGCACTTCGCGCCACGTTTTAA
- a CDS encoding TonB-dependent receptor: MRFKSGSHWLLSALLLLLSSLTLHAQVDTGSLSGIVTDPAGAVVANATVTVTNTGTSAAHTVSTSNNGAFHLENLEPAVYTVSVELAGFETWRARVEVTVGGHAALNAKLAVGSNKSTVEVVALGGVEVDTSSQEVSEIVTPEQVKQLPSLTRNIYDFVGLSGNVSQGDEAQGHTQNSTNLGVGYSINGQRSSGTEILLDGVENIELFDDVVGLHVPVDSVGEYRVLTSNFDPQYGRASGGVVSVVTASGSNQFHGTFSEFNRVAAYTANTVTNAQGGLSKGGYTRNQPSFFLSGPIVRNKLFFAAGAEWLRVRSNTIQTAWVPTSDLLSYAATTTQNFVSKYGQSFTYAQTITNSAAGTPFASVPASTPVFGLVNYSVPQDAGGGLPQNTYNYVLRGDYQYSDRTQYFGRFVGWKLDEPLGALYYSPYSNYDAGELDKDYAALGGFTHVFSPTLVTSGRVSFSRINLNENTTEAGLTTPALYFSSAAQVNGYSVDLPGNGLGLPFGGPQNVLQWNQDVDWNRGNHNFKFGSQLLYIQANRTFGAYAQAEEALAGSVEGDSTGYAGFLSGTVGTFSTAVDPQGHFPGQTISTPLTQPNFARSDRFHDWAVYGQDAWRATPKLTVNYGVRYEYFGVQHNNKADLDSNFYYGSGSSYADQIRSGQVFTVPNSPIHELWEPSYGTVSPRLGFAFDPTGSGKTAVRGGWGISYERNFGNVTFNVIQNPPNYAVVVQNGVAVSTSNLGTLADADGEVTLPSTSLRHVAQNIRTAQTQFWNLTVEHQIAPQTVVSATYLGARGLHLYDIKNINGEGSGNYLAGDDYATDGLTRLNSTYSNINSRGSNGDSYYEAVNLRFSTRNLLTSGLSATANYTYGHAIDDLSSTFSETNAGGGGYNLGYTNPFDPGYDRGSSDLDIRQRFVFAPIYETPWFHNSKSLKGELLGNWTATGIYTVRSGTSFTYYDSTYNLGDYYNIARYVPSSSIKKWKYTKSQGEVPGAVNQYYLASSLPTGQKIVNDAIGGYSNWAFPTYAPERNSFVGPGAWNLDLAVSKQFPVWEKVNVELRAEGFDVLNHHNLYVQETLADAANYYPSTPVITAKKGGVNGSASEERRFGQLAVKVNF, encoded by the coding sequence ATGCGATTCAAATCCGGCAGCCATTGGCTGCTCTCTGCACTGCTGCTTCTTCTGTCTTCTCTTACCCTGCATGCGCAGGTGGATACCGGTTCACTGAGCGGCATCGTCACCGACCCTGCCGGAGCGGTGGTTGCAAATGCAACGGTAACGGTAACAAATACAGGGACCAGCGCAGCACATACCGTGAGCACAAGTAATAACGGCGCCTTCCATCTGGAAAATCTTGAACCGGCGGTCTACACCGTCAGCGTAGAACTGGCGGGATTCGAGACCTGGCGCGCACGCGTGGAAGTTACCGTCGGCGGCCACGCCGCATTGAATGCAAAGCTGGCCGTCGGGTCGAACAAATCGACCGTGGAAGTGGTCGCACTCGGCGGCGTCGAGGTCGACACCTCATCGCAGGAAGTCTCGGAGATCGTGACCCCCGAGCAGGTCAAGCAGCTGCCCAGCCTCACACGCAACATCTATGACTTCGTCGGCCTCTCAGGCAATGTCTCACAGGGCGACGAGGCACAGGGACACACGCAGAACTCGACCAACCTCGGCGTGGGCTATTCGATCAACGGGCAGCGCTCCTCAGGCACGGAAATTCTGCTCGACGGCGTTGAGAACATCGAGCTCTTCGACGACGTCGTGGGCCTGCATGTACCGGTCGACTCCGTGGGCGAGTATCGCGTGCTGACCAGCAACTTCGATCCACAATACGGGCGCGCCTCGGGCGGCGTGGTGAGCGTGGTCACGGCCAGCGGCTCGAACCAGTTTCACGGCACCTTCTCCGAATTCAACCGCGTGGCCGCCTACACCGCAAATACAGTCACGAACGCACAGGGAGGACTCTCGAAAGGCGGCTACACGCGCAACCAGCCGAGCTTCTTCCTCAGCGGCCCCATCGTGCGCAACAAGCTGTTCTTCGCAGCGGGCGCGGAGTGGCTGCGGGTGCGCAGCAATACCATCCAGACAGCCTGGGTGCCCACCTCCGATCTGCTCTCCTATGCGGCCACCACGACGCAGAATTTCGTCAGCAAATATGGGCAGAGCTTCACCTACGCTCAGACCATCACCAACAGCGCCGCCGGCACACCCTTCGCCAGCGTGCCTGCCAGCACTCCGGTCTTTGGGCTGGTGAACTACAGCGTGCCGCAGGATGCAGGCGGCGGCCTGCCGCAGAACACCTACAACTACGTGCTCCGCGGCGACTACCAGTACTCAGACCGCACGCAGTACTTCGGCCGCTTCGTCGGCTGGAAGCTCGATGAGCCGCTGGGCGCTCTCTACTACAGCCCCTACTCGAACTACGACGCAGGCGAGCTGGACAAGGACTACGCAGCACTCGGCGGCTTTACGCATGTCTTCTCGCCTACGCTGGTCACCAGCGGCCGTGTCAGCTTCAGCCGCATCAACCTGAACGAGAACACCACCGAAGCCGGGCTCACAACGCCCGCACTCTACTTCTCGAGCGCGGCGCAGGTAAACGGCTACAGTGTGGATCTGCCAGGTAACGGCCTCGGCCTTCCCTTCGGCGGTCCGCAGAACGTCCTTCAGTGGAACCAGGATGTGGACTGGAACCGCGGCAACCACAACTTCAAGTTCGGCTCGCAGCTTCTCTACATTCAAGCCAACCGCACCTTCGGCGCCTACGCGCAGGCGGAAGAGGCGCTGGCCGGCTCCGTGGAGGGCGACTCCACCGGCTATGCGGGCTTCCTCTCAGGCACCGTGGGAACGTTCTCCACCGCCGTCGATCCTCAGGGGCACTTCCCTGGCCAAACCATCTCCACGCCACTCACGCAACCGAACTTTGCGCGCAGCGACCGCTTCCACGACTGGGCCGTCTACGGGCAGGATGCATGGCGCGCCACGCCGAAGCTTACTGTGAACTACGGCGTGCGCTACGAATACTTCGGCGTGCAGCACAACAACAAGGCAGACCTCGACTCGAACTTCTACTACGGCTCCGGCTCGTCCTACGCCGACCAGATCCGTAGCGGCCAGGTCTTCACGGTGCCGAACAGTCCGATCCATGAATTGTGGGAGCCGAGCTATGGCACGGTGAGTCCGCGCCTGGGATTTGCCTTTGATCCAACCGGTTCGGGCAAGACAGCAGTGCGTGGCGGCTGGGGTATCAGTTACGAGCGCAACTTCGGCAATGTCACTTTTAACGTCATCCAGAATCCCCCGAACTATGCGGTCGTCGTGCAGAACGGCGTAGCTGTCAGCACCTCGAACCTGGGCACTCTTGCCGACGCCGACGGCGAGGTAACACTGCCCTCCACCAGCCTTCGCCACGTCGCACAGAATATCCGCACCGCACAGACGCAGTTCTGGAACCTCACCGTGGAGCACCAGATCGCACCACAGACCGTGGTCAGCGCGACCTATCTCGGCGCGCGCGGCCTGCACCTCTATGACATCAAGAACATCAACGGCGAAGGCTCGGGCAACTACCTGGCCGGCGACGATTACGCCACCGACGGGCTCACGCGGCTGAACTCGACGTACAGCAACATCAACAGCCGCGGCTCCAATGGCGACTCCTACTACGAAGCCGTGAACCTGCGCTTCTCGACACGCAACCTGCTGACCTCCGGTCTCAGCGCAACCGCGAACTACACCTATGGGCACGCCATCGACGACCTGAGCTCAACCTTCTCCGAGACCAACGCCGGCGGCGGCGGTTACAACCTCGGCTATACCAACCCCTTTGATCCAGGCTACGACCGCGGCTCGAGCGATCTCGACATCCGCCAGCGCTTTGTCTTTGCACCCATCTACGAAACGCCGTGGTTCCACAACAGCAAAAGCCTCAAGGGCGAGCTGCTGGGCAACTGGACAGCGACCGGCATCTACACGGTGCGCAGCGGCACATCGTTTACCTACTACGACTCGACCTACAATCTTGGCGACTACTACAACATCGCGCGTTACGTGCCGTCGTCCTCGATCAAGAAGTGGAAGTACACCAAATCGCAGGGCGAAGTACCAGGCGCAGTCAATCAGTATTACCTGGCATCGAGCCTGCCAACGGGTCAGAAGATCGTGAACGATGCGATCGGTGGCTACTCGAACTGGGCCTTCCCCACCTATGCACCGGAGCGGAACTCCTTTGTCGGCCCCGGCGCGTGGAACCTGGACCTGGCGGTAAGCAAGCAGTTTCCGGTGTGGGAGAAGGTGAACGTAGAGCTGCGCGCCGAGGGCTTCGACGTGCTCAACCACCACAACCTCTATGTGCAGGAGACGCTCGCCGACGCGGCAAACTACTATCCCAGCACGCCGGTGATCACCGCCAAGAAAGGCGGCGTAAACGGCTCCGCCAGCGAGGAGCGCCGCTTCGGACAGCTGGCAGTGAAGGTGAACTTCTAA